The Ranitomeya imitator isolate aRanImi1 chromosome 8, aRanImi1.pri, whole genome shotgun sequence genome window below encodes:
- the ARPC5 gene encoding actin-related protein 2/3 complex subunit 5 — protein sequence MAKNTDSARFRRVDVDEYDENKFVDEEEAGEGQQGPDEVEVDGAIRGGNMMGALQAALKNPPINTKNQSAKDRAESLVLKVLISFKSNEIEKAVQSLDKNSVDLLMKYIYKGFESPSDNSSAVLLQWHEKALAVGGVGSIVRVLTARKTV from the exons ATGGCGAAGAACACGGATTCCGCCCGCTTCCGCAGGGTGGATGTGGACGAGTACGATGAGAACAAGTTCGTGGACGAGGAGGAGGCGGGAGAAGGGCAGCAAGGACCGGACGAGGTAGAGGTGGACGGCGCCATCCGGGGA GGGAACATGATGGGCGCTCTGCAGGCTGCGCTGAAGAATCCACCAATTAATACAAAAAATCAATCGGCTAAG GATCGGGCAGAGAGTCTGGTGCTGAAAGTTCTCATCTCCTTTAAATCCAACGAGATAGAGAAGGCCGTTCAGTCTCTGGATAAGAACAGCGTGGACCTGCTAATGAAATACATCTATAAAGGCTTCGAGAGCCCGTCCGACAACAGCAGTGCTGTGCTATTGCAGTGGCATGAGAAG GCTTTGGCGGTAGGTGGCGTGGGCTCTATAGTCCGGGTACTGACTGCCAGGAAGACCGTCTGA